The following proteins come from a genomic window of Synergistaceae bacterium:
- a CDS encoding modification methylase translates to MTSNKALHAASLAQQDEFYTQYTDVQEELGHYWEHFRGAKILCNCDDPFESSFFRYLALQFSYLGIRKLTATCYAGSPIAQQ, encoded by the coding sequence ATGACGAGCAACAAAGCCCTTCACGCGGCATCCTTAGCCCAGCAGGATGAGTTCTACACGCAGTACACCGACGTTCAGGAGGAGCTCGGCCACTACTGGGAACACTTTCGGGGCGCAAAGATTCTGTGCAACTGCGATGACCCATTCGAGAGCAGCTTCTTCAGGTATCTCGCGCTTCAGTTCTCGTATCTTGGCATCAGGAAGCTCACGGCAACCTGTTACGCGGGAAGCCCCATCGCCCAGCAA